TGATCAACGTTCAACCGATGTAGTGAAAACTGTGAATGATTTTCTAGTGTTTTCACCGCAACTGTAGACAAGACAAAACCACTGCACTCTAAGGACGAGAGGAGCATATGGAAATAACTTACGCAGCAAAAAATGTCGCTAATTTTCAAGATGTCGGTAAACGCACGATGTGGGCACATTGTGAAAAGCAGGTTGACTGGAGGAAGTAATTAGTTTTCTTATAAAGAAAATTTATTGGCTGCGAGTAACACCTACTAGTATTTCTCGAATTCATTTAAGTATTATATAACTCaaagtgtctatattttttAAGAGGTGAAATTTAGTTTGATTGCCAATTATAGACTGCACGCAGGCGGAAGCTCTTTCTGGGTTATGGTGACGTTTTCATTGACGCTGTCGATCTTACAAGTAGTGGCGGACTGCTGATGTTGTTTCCATACTACAGAGTTCTATGATTTTGTAGTTACAAACCGAACGGTTTTTGTATCTCTCAACACTTCCAATATATGCTATGTAGTAACAGGTGTTGTCCATCGGTATAGGAAAGTGAATTTCTAACGTTAAGAGTCTGAAGCGGAGCTTGGTCATGAAactgcattctcgcaaaccagagctgttatttcttccgcgacattGCGAAATAAAATAAACGAAGCGGTGCGTCTTGAACGGTGCTATAAAAGAGTTTGTCCTCAGTGTACGAAGACATAAAACTGGAAAGACGGCTTATTGTTAGACTTGAATCCATGCGGAtggggattttaaattttggtttcCCATCACAAAACCGCATTGATTCCAGGCCAGCTTATTGTTGCAGTAGTTTCCGcattaatgaaataaaagtaaaatatttcattcacttCACTTTTTGATACAGCAGCTAAAAACACATTTCAAAGGCGCGATAGGTGTCTGAAAACAAACGTAGACAACGTAGTCTTGAATACACACTGTCCTGTTTTCGTGACATTGGCTGTAGAAAAGCTTCGATTCCCGCCCAAAACAACATTTCGACTGAAACAAACTTCGTGTGCGTGACTGATATCTCCATCATATAAAAATTGCAACTAaaatctgaaacaaaatgtcgtctggcttcacaaaaatcttactaaaaatgctacattttatcgacTGGCTGAACTAGAATCTTACTAATAGTATAAAAACTGCTACTTTGTATCGTCTTGCTCAACAAAAACAATCGCCAAAAAGAGATATGTGTCAagcaagacgataaaatgtagcaaacgTCGGTAAGATTTTTATCCGAGCTAGAAGACtctttgtttcaggtttcgcGATTTTACTTGTAATGTCTTTCTTGTTAGAAGATACAGTCGTTGGTTCAATTTGAACAAGTTGAAAGTCTCAGTGTAAAATAAACACTTTGGTGTAGATTTTAGACGCTTATTTAGATATGAACAAGACTTTTGCAACCATTGCCATCATGCATGTTTTTTTCTGGCATTTTTCTCAagatatattcatatataatgGAAAATGAATCTTAGTAAATTTGGAAATGTGAAGCTAACCACAAACCACATTTTGTTCTGTCTTGATCGGTTCCATGAGGTACGTCGTACATGAAGACAATCGCATGGTTAGGTACACCTGGACACTCCCCCATGAATAAACACTAATCGGTTGTTGTCGAGTGATTTTCGCTTTTCAGTCATTTCCCGATCGACTGGGATAGTAGCATTGTTGTCGATCACAATAGCGATACACATTGATGGAGTATTTAGGAATCATTTTCGACGACAATGTGAACTTCAACTTGGCAATGGAAATCTGATGTGATCTCCGGTAAAAGTATCGTTCAGTAGTGAACTCCGACTcgtggtgtgtgtatgtgtgtgtgtcgactggcatggtataatatatacacagcAGAGCGTTTGTCCTAGGTTTATGGCTTCGTTTTATAACCCTCGTAAAACGAATTTCTGCAATTTATTCCTAGGTAAAGCTCAAAAGCTGCAGTTACAGCGTTTATTCGTAAACTTTGCCATCAGGCCTATCACGATTTATTGTGATTattaaaaatattgaatttctaCACCACGTGTGTACAGGAGCTAGGCAGGTGTACTGAAAAATTAGCTGGCATATAGACGTGTTCCAAACCAGCTTCATCAAGGTTCCTGTGTCAGCATCTACTTCTTACATCAAGGCCCATGATGGCCGCTTTTGTCTGATGTGGTTTTTAGTGGCTGCTCGGTTTTCAAGGTTTTGGTAGTGTTCAATTGGAACTCTAATTGGCAATAAAATGTCATAGTCCCACGTAGGTTATCAACAAATGCATGTATTTTCAGATCTGTACAAAGACaaggtacattgtaatatgatttctactgtatttgttttcgtCGTACCACGTTTCTCTCCTCCtatatattgcaattttttttaccttttgaATCTACACGAGAACCACTTTGGCATGCAGACTACGTTTATGCATTAGATTTGTTGTTAttcctaataaaaaaaattgcgtggtgccggttcaattttagaataggtgggttaggtagatttttcatttttattttattatattttttttctgtgtgggtgtctagttcaggttttccattgtataccaaatggtctctgtgttgtttatttccgcctatcagatgtacagccattacagattggaagaacaattttaagagtgtctttttaagttggtggcagtttccgcatccactatttctcgtgagacttcacaatattcgcgattttattattttttttctcaaatacgtaaaaaaaaaagtttagggtcggcagtgaaaagctaggcggggtcgggtaaccggaaccaaacaattattttttgtaggCCTTATCACGGAGCAGTTAATGTTTTGCTACTTCTGTTGCATTCATCAGCCCATGGAAGATCGTACCTCCCCCAATACATACAaccctccaccccccccccacacacacacacacacaaactcatATGCAGACACACACAACCACCAACCCATCTACATAACATTTGAAAGTTATAACGACAAGGATGAAAAAGATATGgactgtaaaataaaaattaatatgatAAAGTAAGCTATCCTTCACTTGCCACTTTCGATACAAGTGACAAAGCGTCCTGTCTTCATAACACCACATATTTCCAGGGTGTGTATATCCTAGCATCTAGTTGTGTGGGGGGTTCTGATGGGAGACGACAGTCCAAATCCCACACGACAAGACACGAGGCTAAGGCATGGTttatagttactgtagttgtCGATAGTCTAGACAcaagtagtctagttcctatacagtatcgttacgactTACAGCTACACTcacagtttagttagagaccGCGTTGGCCGTCAAAACTAAGACCCCAGTTATGGGAGGGGGGACTTTCGGCTCTCCCCCTTCTTCCTATCAAAAGGCGAGATCCACAAATCCTCAAACGGTTGGCACCTAGGCTAAGTTGTCGGATAACCTAGTACATATTTTCCCATTCATCTAATAATGTTAAGTATAATTCAAAAGCAAGTAAAATGTATAACGGATGTTTAACTTTGGTTAGAAGTTGCTCGATAATTTGCAAAAAACTGTTTGTTTTGCCACATATTCCTTATTTTGAGATTCAAAATATAATGCACTAAGATTTTATGAACAACCGTCACTTTTAGAATACCATACCTTTTTAATTTTAGCCAGTTATGATAGTTACTTTTTATGTAAGCAAATTTTCGgagatatttttatttgttcgTATGGTGTAAAGAGTTCTTGGTGTGCCCCGTGGTCATATCGCACTCTAGAAAACATTCTTACATTTATTTCGATATATCAAGTTTTAGCGAATTCGTATCAGGCTGTGGTACAAGAAAACATTGACTCTATGCCTCTGGAATCCTAGTCAGGGGGGCGGGggctatccgtggctttgaAGATCTTTGAATTCTTCTCCAGAGCGACGAATATCCTATATAGGCTACTGGAATCCATACTCACTCCAGGATCATTTTACCCTAAAAGATGTGGCTGTCTGACTTGGTATATATTAAATGGATGTCGTTCACCAGTCTGATAGCCCACATACAGAATTTGGGGTAGGACGATGCACATCTTGAAATGGTGGTGTTTTGGGCCACTTTGAATCTAAACTTACATTCTAACATCGTAGAACCAGACTGTTGAAAGGTTCTTGAaacataatacagtatagtCATTCCTGGAAATCTCAGATAGAATATATAGTAAATGTCAGAACAATGCTATACCTAATAtctgtaatatcaaagacaGTGGAGAAGAATGCTATAATCGAAACCTTTCCTCGCTTTTACGAGTTGACTGGTGTTTTTGTATAAGAACAAGTTAACCAAAATACGCCTTTTACGCCCAGACAAAAACACTTTTACAATTTCAGTTGATGCAGTAATTCTGAGGAAATAAGATAGTAGATAGGGCAGAAAAACAAAGGATGAAAAGGTTTCATTCTCAATAATGTTGTTTAAGACTTCGTCCAGGTCAGATTTGGGTAAAATTGTCCCACCAAAGCCACTACATTTGTAACCAGGAGGTCCCTGACTATCTAGTAACAACTGCAGACTGTATATATGCTGTGAAATAAAACTGATGTTGTATATAGTCTGTTATATTCACAGTGGAGGAAATatgctttttaaaaatgacattgtttgtCTATTCAGATGTTAACTCTTACTATCGCTTCGTTAAAAGAAATGAATTCATCGATATAAAAAAGCCCGAGGTATGATTTCCTGCtcagaaaaaaatagttttgttCAGGAAACTACTACCAAATGCTTTGCGATGTTATAAACCGACTTCTCCATTCTACATATTCGGTTAGACAGTCTAGAATCCAGTAGTGGGTATTTTGCTCTCTCCATTCCCCTACCTACACATGGAATGGATGCTAAGGTATATATATTCGTTATTCTTGCATGTCTGCTAGTCTTGTCTTTCTGTTCACATGTCTCAGTCTCTTGGTCGAAATCCGCCACATCAAATgctatattttgaatattaatttcaacAATGCAGTTGTGTTGAAAAGCCGCCCCATCCATTGAATTATAGTCTGACGACAATATAACACCAAGCAATTGTGAATTTCGTCATCGTCACgtcatatatctgtatataGATGCAGACGGCATGTCTTTGTGGCGACAATAACGGTTTACCTGGTGACAAAAAATGCATGAGTTCGACAGTGACAACCAAGGGCATGGTGGTTTCACAACAAAAGGCGTTGACGTCTTTCATTGCAATCAACCTTACACCACTTTACATATAGATTGACTCACAATCATCACTTTTCTTTGCTTACATTGATAGTGAAATTCAACAACCACGTGTCAGATTTATCAACGTCTATCTAATGAATACTTCGGTATTAGGTGATCCCCATTGACGGAattatgtactatatgttaAAAAAACACGACGTGTGGCACAAACAATTGTTCCTCCCACCCCATCTCAGCTCATATTCTTTCTCCCCCTCGCAAGAAAGTAAATATATTCCAGTATGTTCATTCTAAAAcgaatctgtaaaaaaaaaaacagtggtGTACTTCTTTCGATATTTTATCAGATATCTGCAAGAACTCTACAGATGGCGACCACCCTAGGTAATGTTTCCCTAGTCTGGGTGCCAACTGTAGTTTCTATCCGAAGCAGACCATAATATATTATTGCTGTCTATCACTTCCGATGACAAATACAGACCTGtttaatgtatatgtgtatgtatccCCTTTGGACAACTTTAATACTTCGCTAAAGAATAACCTAAAATATGTtggggaaaaaataataaaatgtatatatataattggtAGCTAACAAGAACGCCGTAGAAGACTGAGGGAAATTCATACAGGATATTTCTAAATACCAACACCTGTACGCCAtcattgaacagaaaataaacaattttgatGTCCAGTCTTTAGCTAATTTTACttatacacacatttgctgtTAATGCAATTTTTTGAAGGAGAAAAATGCGAAAATTCTACACAAAATTACTGGAAAGGGGCAAATTTCCAAAAACCcgatttgatttgattgcaGCTATTAAAACACAGGCTCTGAGAGCACGACGACAGGCGTGGTCATAAACGATGCCATGGAAAATAAAAACGAAATAACCTCTCCAAGAACATAAAGCTTTACTTTCTCAATGGTTTTATTCTCTCTTATTGTTGTAATTAAAGGCTATAAGAGCAAATTAGGGAAAGCCCACTATAACTCTATATATATCACTCTGTGTGTTTTATGGTCTCTCTAACGAACAGTGTCGAACGACTGGGAAAATGGCGCTATAAAACATAcaccatgtatatatatgctGACATGTCTGCACACATGGGTGTCTTCGTAATGTACTTTATCAATACAAGTAAATTTACCTCCTTTGCATccaaaaaaagacacaaaaaatCATTTATGTGAATAAGTATTTTTGTCGGttctaaaaaaaaagtgttgatAGCAAATTTACTGTTTACTCAAATTTCTCAAATTTTCGCTACTAGCAAGCGGGTCGACCCCACCATATGTAGAAATGGAGACATTTccattcacttttttttcatacGAATTATTTAGCAAACATCATATAGTATGTTGACAATGCTTCGTTTCAATGAAAGAACAGACGTCTTGCAACAACTCTCTAAGTGCAAAggaatgaaatatttcagataCCCAGGTGAAATACGAAACAAAGTCGctataatttacaaaatacattgtaagtTGACACCGACCATCCTGTTATATTCTTCTCCTCATTTgatacttgaaaaaaatgtttgcaagtGCACAATGTAACCATATGGTTAGTTGCAAGCAAACAGAAGTCGAAAAGAAATCGCTTATAACTCAAACCTGAAACATGTGTATTGATGAATAAAAAATGGACATTGcagaaaacaagaaaaagataaaatttgatgacaaaatcatgagtttaaaattaaaaacactTACAGTCAtcattttttgttcataaatagtcttggaaacaaaaatacacacaacattTCATATACACTAATACCATCTCTTAACAACCCTTTACAGTTTCCATGCGTGTATTGAAATGTTATACCTTTAAAGAAAAACCTTAATAATCATTTTAGAAAATGCTCTTGATTTGAAGTGCCATACACAAAAGATGGGTATGGGAGTATAAGAATATTATAAGAAAGAAGAATAAGAAATACGTGTATACCAACAAAATGTTACCTTTTTGAGAGattttgaagaagaagaagaaaataaatGACGATGGCAAATTCTTCCTGACCTAATGACACTTCATATTCGTTACTAACCAGAACCTGGGTTATAATATATAGAGAAGACCGACAACCTTGTAAAGGTACGGTAATAAACGTGTACGTTCTCGTCCTAATTACGATAGCTGTACCAAAACAAGTCGTGTCATCAAGCTACCCCGGTAATTGCAACGATGAGTCACATCCATGGTCCTTGCCAGGACAGGGTAAAATACCGTTCACGTTTATTGGCACCACGACAGTAACGGAACAGGAAATCGTAGCTCTTTCAAGAGTTAACAATCAATGAACACAAATCCAATTAACAAACCACACAGATAACAATTGAGAGATTCTGGCTTATCTCAAATTGTTAATTAGAATGTGGAGTTCAGGTTGTTTTCGCGACATGAAAGTTGTTTTTGGCCTGTgtctttcgtgtagggtctatggtccaACCTGAATGCATACACTTTACAATATACGAGCGTATGAATAAAACTTGAATCGAACACAACTTAAACATTGTGAAGATCTATGAATGACATTGACAAGATAGTATGTATAAACCTAACTTTATGATAGGAACCCTTCAAGACGGCTTAAATTGGATGAAAGCAAGTTAAAAATCTCTGCAGGTACTTAGAAGTAACCGCGATACTAGATACCGATGCCTTCTCACCGAAGAGCAGACTCGGGGAATGCAGCGACAATGAGCGTGTGTGAGGAAATCCCCGATAACCGAACGTAACCCGTGTAATCTAAATAACCACAGCATCACTGTCTCATTAAACAGATTGGCATTGCTTTGCTTTAATACCACTAACAACTAAATATTACCCCTTATTTGGTAGTCGTAATCTCAAATAATTTAGAAACTACAAAGGGTTGTTGTAAAACATCATTAGTGTATAAGACCCTACTAAATGGCTACTAAGAGGGTCATATGTCGACGTTTTACACCGGTTTTATGCATGTAGTATTTGACTACCTGATTACTGAACATCTATTAACCTATTCCGGACATTATAAAACAATAACTAAGACACGGTAAAATTTAAAAGAAACGTACCTGTTTGAGGGTTTGCCCTGTACGTTGCCGGCCGCATCCAGTCATACGGGTTCCTCTGCGTTCGGCTCAGCCCACTCATAATAACAGAGGTTGGTGATGATACAACGGGTGGTTCGGAACCGGTCGGAGAAGTGCTCCCATTGGCAGAACCTGGACCAGTGTTCACGTACTCGGTTACCGTGGTCGAGGTATTCAATTGTCCGGGCACAGCCCCAGTGGTGTAAGCCGGCCACTCGGTAGAATGTGAGCTTGGATAAGGAGCTGTCCATGGAGTGGACGGATTCTGTAAGTTCTCCGTATTAACCCCTGTGAATTGAAATTGACTATAATCAGCGGTTGTGTTACCGTACTGAGTCTGTTGGCCATAGTTGTAAGGGCTGAACTGATGGTAGTTGGCTGTAACGTTGTGTCGATACATGGTGGTAGTTGTCGGTTCGTTGGGATAGTGGTCGAGATACATGTTGTGAATCAATCCTACACTGTCAGACCAAGATATCCTACCAGGTATACGTTCGGGTAATAATTCTTCTCAAGTTTTGACTTTAACGAGCTCTAGTTGTGAGTGATCTATGTTCTCAAACTGAGGCTCActtatgatatgacatgattggcgattgtttatttaaatttcagCAAGGGACCTCCGTGACGTCACAGTGTCGCAGCCACACACTCAGCACAGAATTTCATGCAAATAACCACTTTTCCCTCCCATTTAGCTTAAACTATTACGGTACGAAGTATTTTCGTTCTCAAATCTTACTGCGTCCGTTTACTTTGTATTTGCCTACTAAAGGTGCCGAACGAGTGACGGGGCTTTGAAGTAGGGGATTACAGAATAATTAACCTGGTAATCGTGAATGTGTGCAAATAAAGCCTTTTGTTTTAATAGTTCCTCCAGAGGTGATCTCCCTGAGAAAGATAAATGGTTCAATTGTAGGACTGGCCAAGTGTGAATGGGTGCTATCTTGAATTTCTAAGCTGTTTACtgattcaaaaaataaaaagaagagAAACCTCTTCGTTAAAGAGTGCACCACAAGATGAACGTGATGGTGGCATCCTATCCGAACAGACCGAGTGACAGCTCTTGTTTGCGTTGATAGGACCGCGAGCTTGTGGCATAACCAAATTACACATACCAATTTAGAAATCAAACCTCATGCTGTTCGCACTATGTTAATTTTTACAACCGATATTTGATTGACAAATATCAAGATAGGAAGATCAAAGAAACGGCGTGTTGCCGGCACGAGTGAGACCCCGAACTCGCGAACAAACGCTAATTTACTCAGTGTATACTGATAGCAAATCTTTTtgggaggtggggggggggataaacAGAAGAACATCGCGACTCTAAAGTATGGAGTCAACCACAGTTGTCCGAGAATCAACAGAGAAAAGGAATGTGTAgcgtacatatacacacacacctcTTTACGTAATAATTCGAACACATTTCgtattatcacatttttttttagaatttgtCAAATTCGGAAAGTGTGAATACGGCATTGTTGTTAGTTTATACGGGTAAGGTCGTTAGAAATAAGTGTAATTGACAAAGTAACGACATGATAATGTAGTAAAGGTGAAGTACTAATCGTTTTACTGGCCATATATAATGTTTATGGAAACCAGTGTTATGGCTTGCCTaaatattgtataataataCAACATAGAGTGAAATTTAACTAATGCAGGAACAGGACGGCGGACAGGCCGAATGCTGACAATGACGTGTACATACTTTGTGTCCCGGCTCTCATCACGTGATCATACCATCCGGTATACAACTCTATGCGTAAACCTAAATTTTATCGAAATTTATATGAATGCACTGACTTTATTTGTTAGGAAGCCAACCAAATATCATTTGAATCgttattttatcatgtttagAAGACTAACAATTTAAATCAAATGTTCTGTTTATATCGTTACGGTAGTAAAAATGCGTCAGTTGTGCTGTGTGAGGTGGCAATTCGCAAACCCAGGGCATATACCTGAATCTACGTACGGAGATAAAATATCATGATTAATACAGAGACGTTGAGTTTGAAAAAAAGAGACATGAAAACTATggatgttttaattttgtatgccTTTCATCGATCCCGAGTAACATCCTGGTGATGTTTCTCACGTCTACGTGCGTTACCTTAATTTCAAGTGGTTTATGAAACATTGTcggtaaaaatgaaaacaaccaAAGGATATTAGATTAATGGTTAACTCCAAACGTTGGCGTAATATCcaaaacatcaaatttacaGTGGTTAATTCAAAGAGGGTGTAATCGACTTAGGAAATGGCAAGGGTACGGTGTGGTcagaaaacaataacaacaacaacagcaacaatattctgtatctCAAGTTTGACCCACCGAATGCATGCATTGGTAAATACATGAAAGAAATAGGTACGGGCTCAGACAAAGTACGTGACTGAAATGTAAACATGCAGCGGGTACTTGTAGCCTAAGAGAATCGTCTTCGGTTTTCAATTACAACGCCTTTAATAGTAACGCCCGATTCTAACACAACTTCAGTGTCGAATTTTAAATTACCACCAAGATCCAATTGCAGCATAGATACAAACCTATGGAGAAAGGTGAACTGTAGACTAGATACTACTATCATTGGATTTGAATCCGAAAATCACTTTACCCAAGGAAGAAAACTTGGACTATATACGTTaggtaaagagatcttcagattcaaacccgaCGGGTAGCTTCTGGACTACATGGGCTGCAATATGGACTGAAAGATAGACAACCTTCATTCACACCATCATTTAACTTTCACGAAGTGTCTGTTATTTTCTACACTTACTGTTTGACTAGCCCGAAGAGTTAGCTAGCTACATGTATCCTTCGCCAGAACACCAGCCTAAATTTTCTCTCGTCCCTTCCAAGGATAACCAAAATGGCAGATATATAAGTTTGGATATCTGAACTATAGTATAGTAGCATTATTAGTTCTTCAAGTCTCCAGGCATGAAACCTATCCGTAAACTTGAACCACTATCGCTTCTACACTATTCAGCTATTTTTTTTTGAGAACGGAgcgtattttttttaaatgtcagttaggattgCGGATTGTGTAAGTAGCGATGGTTtttgaagtctacaggtaggctaacaGAACAGCAGTGTTGTGTTTAATTTGATAACCTGGTCTTTGAAAGGCTAACACATTAGTATACACCTTTCTTCTTTAAAGTTAGTAAAAGATTCCTAATTCCTTGGCGTCACGATAgtgattttattacttttttggGGGTAGGGACAACTATATCAATCACTTTTGCACCAGCGTGATTTAGTGGTATCTTAGACCTAATTTTAGGGTCACTGATAAACAAAGACCGTAGAACAGTCGATCATCGAACAATGTGATATAGTCGTAAACATATATCTATTCAGATCAAGACTTTTGAAACTAAAACTTAGCAGCACTGAACATTTCAATGATAGaagtcaataaaatattttcccGTTTAGATGCATTGTATTAGtagtgaatacaatacaatgtactacGGTATAATACATCGAAATCGTGTTGCGACATccgtcaataatataattatgtactaaaatccattttatttgtttcattttggaGGCGAGAAGACAAGAAACATTGACAAGCATTCATGTTTAAAAGTCTGGTTTCATAGTCTGTCGACTGGCTGGATCCATGATTCCGCTCCGCTACATGATCATAGTCCCCGGATGTAGATTGTAGCGTAGTGGAGTCGCAGATCCAGGCCCCAGTGAGGCCCATACCAGTAGACAGACTCGATCTTGATAAAATACGAATGCAATGTTCACTTCAATCAAAGACATTTGCAATTGTTTCTTTATATCGACTCAGTagattatacaatgtagatattttcTTGGC
The genomic region above belongs to Glandiceps talaboti chromosome 8, keGlaTala1.1, whole genome shotgun sequence and contains:
- the LOC144439073 gene encoding homeobox protein CHOX-CAD-like, producing MYLDHYPNEPTTTTMYRHNVTANYHQFSPYNYGQQTQYGNTTADYSQFQFTGVNTENLQNPSTPWTAPYPSSHSTEWPAYTTGAVPGQLNTSTTVTEYVNTGPGSANGSTSPTGSEPPVVSSPTSVIMSGLSRTQRNPYDWMRPATYRANPQTGLGTLSNATNYDDKHQRKTRTKDKYRVVYTDHQRLELEKEFHYSRYITIRRKAELAAALGLSERQVKIWFQNRRAKERKQNKKRLINQQQQQQQQQQPQRQQTQPQQQQQQQQPHQHQVLIKQESTRSQQTRSPVINENKS